A window of Thermosynechococcus sp. NK55a contains these coding sequences:
- a CDS encoding extracellular solute-binding protein → MQRRQFCQGLFALGAIALSGGQASANSGLTVHLLRKSLPPQLIQRFRQQADVRIHLRLQETPQALAHTLAAGNLGSAVLSLGDAWLNQAMSQHQIAPISKTRIQNRLDWAEPWQPLLQAISQGDAFWGLPYRWGATALIYRRDFFADLGWQPTDWDVLWHPAVQGHYSLLNTPREVIGLTLKSLGLSYNGPTTHPKLRERLQQLRQGCRFFSSDAYLQPLMLGSTQLAVGWSTDLLPLLQQDPRTYGAVFPASGTALWVDLWVCPQEPNAAALAWLNYWWQPQVAEQLSQFSHAPSPLVRNLRETLFSRYIPFATPTAFAKSEVLLPLDGATQKAYDTLWQEIFLRSS, encoded by the coding sequence ATGCAGCGGCGGCAATTTTGTCAGGGGTTGTTTGCCCTGGGGGCGATCGCCCTCAGTGGTGGCCAAGCAAGTGCCAATAGCGGGCTAACCGTTCATCTGCTGCGCAAATCCTTACCACCTCAACTGATTCAGCGATTTCGTCAACAAGCGGACGTCCGTATTCATCTGCGCCTTCAGGAAACCCCCCAAGCTTTAGCCCATACCCTTGCAGCCGGCAACCTAGGGTCAGCCGTTCTCAGTCTCGGGGACGCTTGGCTAAATCAGGCGATGAGCCAACACCAGATCGCCCCTATTTCCAAAACCCGAATTCAAAACCGGCTTGACTGGGCTGAACCGTGGCAGCCACTTCTCCAAGCCATCAGCCAAGGGGACGCCTTTTGGGGTCTTCCCTATCGCTGGGGGGCAACCGCCCTCATTTATCGCCGCGATTTCTTTGCGGATTTAGGCTGGCAGCCCACCGATTGGGACGTTCTATGGCACCCCGCAGTGCAGGGACACTACAGCCTCTTGAATACCCCCCGCGAAGTGATTGGCTTAACCCTGAAATCCTTGGGGCTATCCTACAACGGCCCAACCACCCACCCCAAATTGCGGGAACGCTTGCAGCAGCTGCGCCAAGGCTGTCGTTTCTTTAGTTCTGACGCCTACTTGCAGCCCCTAATGCTCGGCAGCACGCAATTGGCAGTGGGTTGGTCAACGGATCTACTGCCGCTCCTGCAGCAAGATCCCCGGACCTACGGGGCAGTGTTTCCAGCCAGTGGCACAGCCCTTTGGGTGGACCTGTGGGTCTGTCCTCAGGAGCCCAATGCCGCAGCACTGGCTTGGTTGAACTACTGGTGGCAACCCCAGGTTGCTGAACAACTGAGTCAGTTTAGCCATGCTCCTTCACCCCTTGTCAGGAATCTCAGGGAAACCCTGTTCAGCCGCTATATTCCCTTTGCAACGCCAACGGCCTTTGCCAAGAGTGAAGTCCTGCTTCCCCTCGATGGGGCGACCCAAAAGGCCTATGACACCCTTTGGCAAGAGATTTTTCTAAGGAGTTCCTAA
- a CDS encoding glucose-6-phosphate isomerase encodes MDALALWQHYQEWLYYHPELEFYVDVSRMGLTPEGVRRLEPAFERAFQQMAELEGGAIANPDEGRMVGHYWLRDPDLAPSPELRSQIRAAIAQVKQFSQQVHSGAIAPPQGGHFTDILSIGIGGSALGPQFVAAALAPVNPPLNIHFLDNTDPAGFERVFAQLGDRLRTTLVLVISKSGGTPETRNGMLEAQARFQRAGLAFADHTVAITMPGSGLAQVAESNGWLAIFPMFDWVGGRTSELSTVGLLPAALQGIDIDDLLTGAKLMDQATRVPNIRQNPAALLALAWHHVGKGRGEKDMVVLPYKDSLLLFSRYLQQLVMESLGKEKDLDGNIVHQGIAVYGNKGTTDQHAYVQQLRDGLPNFFVTFIEVLRDGQEPSIDVEPGITAGDYLSGLLLGTRQALYEKNRPSLTVTIPEVTPKTVGALIALYERAVGLYGFLVNINAYHQPGVEAGKKAAAANLALQRQIVKVLEQSDEPLDLGAIARAVNAPDQLERIYLILRHLVANDRGIEQLGDPAQPSQLHFRWQR; translated from the coding sequence ATGGATGCGTTGGCTCTGTGGCAGCATTACCAAGAGTGGTTGTACTATCACCCCGAACTGGAATTTTATGTGGATGTCAGTCGCATGGGGCTGACTCCGGAAGGGGTTCGTCGCCTAGAGCCAGCCTTTGAACGCGCCTTTCAGCAAATGGCGGAATTGGAAGGGGGGGCGATCGCCAACCCCGATGAAGGACGCATGGTGGGTCACTACTGGCTGCGGGATCCAGACTTAGCCCCTAGTCCGGAGTTACGCTCACAAATCCGCGCTGCGATCGCCCAAGTAAAGCAGTTTAGCCAGCAAGTCCACAGCGGCGCCATTGCCCCACCCCAAGGGGGTCACTTTACGGATATTCTCTCGATTGGCATTGGGGGTTCTGCCCTAGGTCCGCAGTTTGTGGCCGCCGCCCTCGCGCCCGTGAATCCTCCCTTGAACATTCATTTTTTGGACAACACCGATCCGGCAGGCTTTGAACGGGTTTTTGCGCAGTTGGGCGATCGCCTGCGCACCACGCTCGTGCTGGTCATTTCCAAATCGGGGGGGACACCGGAAACCCGCAACGGCATGCTAGAAGCCCAAGCCCGCTTCCAACGCGCCGGTCTGGCCTTTGCCGATCACACCGTGGCCATCACCATGCCCGGCAGTGGCCTTGCCCAAGTGGCGGAGTCAAACGGTTGGCTCGCCATTTTCCCGATGTTTGACTGGGTGGGGGGACGCACCTCCGAACTCTCAACGGTGGGCCTCTTGCCCGCTGCCCTCCAAGGGATTGACATTGATGACCTCCTCACGGGAGCGAAATTAATGGATCAGGCAACTCGTGTGCCGAATATCCGCCAAAATCCCGCCGCCCTACTCGCCTTAGCTTGGCACCATGTAGGCAAGGGTCGGGGGGAAAAAGATATGGTTGTCCTACCTTACAAAGACAGTCTGCTGCTGTTTAGCCGCTACTTGCAGCAGTTGGTCATGGAGTCCCTCGGCAAGGAAAAAGATCTCGACGGCAACATAGTCCACCAAGGGATTGCCGTCTATGGCAACAAGGGAACCACCGATCAACACGCCTATGTGCAGCAGTTGCGGGATGGCCTACCTAACTTTTTTGTTACCTTTATTGAAGTGTTGCGGGATGGTCAAGAACCCAGCATTGATGTGGAGCCAGGGATTACCGCGGGGGATTACCTCAGTGGCCTGCTCCTGGGCACGCGCCAAGCTCTCTATGAAAAGAATCGCCCCTCTCTGACGGTCACTATTCCAGAGGTGACCCCCAAAACAGTGGGTGCCCTGATTGCCCTCTACGAGCGAGCGGTGGGTCTCTATGGCTTCTTGGTGAATATCAATGCCTACCATCAGCCGGGGGTGGAAGCTGGGAAAAAAGCAGCGGCGGCAAACTTGGCACTGCAACGCCAGATTGTCAAAGTTTTAGAACAAAGTGACGAGCCCCTCGACTTGGGGGCGATCGCCCGCGCCGTCAATGCTCCCGATCAACTGGAGCGAATTTACCTGATTCTGCGGCACTTGGTGGCCAACGATCGCGGCATTGAGCAACTGGGGGATCCCGCTCAGCCGAGTCAATTACACTTTCGGTGGCAACGCTAA